Proteins found in one Exiguobacterium sp. 9-2 genomic segment:
- a CDS encoding cysteine desulfurase, producing the protein MGIDASIRNQFPILDQQVNDRKLVYLDSAASSQKPLVVINAIDDYYKTIHSNVHRGVHTLGTRATDAYEGARENVRRFIQAQHHEEIIFTRGTTTAINIVASSYGMEHVEEGDEIVVTYLEHHANLIPWQQVAKRKKAKLKYVDLTADGRVTVEAVEAQLSDRTKIVAMAHVSNVLGTINPIKEVARLAHARGAVMVVDAAQSAPHQRINVTDLDCDFLAFSAHKMCGPTGVGVLYGKKALLNAMEPVEFGGEMIDYVGLEESTFKPSPYRFEAGTPIIAGAVGLSAAIDFLEEIGLENVEAHERELAQYAMAQMRDIDGLTIYGPEERVGLVTFNLGDVHAHDVATVLDMQGIAVRAGHHCAQPLMRWLGASSTARASFYLYNTKEEVDALVTGLRQTKEYFSHGF; encoded by the coding sequence ATGGGAATCGATGCATCCATCCGCAATCAGTTTCCGATCCTCGACCAACAGGTCAACGACCGGAAACTCGTCTATCTCGATAGTGCGGCCTCTTCGCAGAAGCCGCTCGTCGTCATCAATGCGATTGACGACTACTATAAGACGATTCATTCGAATGTGCACCGTGGCGTCCATACGCTCGGAACACGAGCGACGGATGCGTACGAAGGTGCGCGTGAGAACGTTCGTCGTTTCATCCAGGCGCAACACCATGAAGAAATTATCTTTACCCGCGGCACGACGACGGCGATCAACATCGTCGCGTCAAGCTACGGCATGGAGCATGTCGAAGAAGGCGACGAAATCGTCGTCACGTACCTCGAACACCATGCGAATCTCATTCCGTGGCAACAAGTCGCTAAACGCAAAAAAGCGAAGTTGAAATACGTTGATTTGACAGCAGATGGTCGCGTGACGGTCGAAGCGGTCGAAGCACAACTGTCTGACCGGACGAAAATCGTCGCGATGGCACACGTCTCGAATGTTCTCGGTACAATCAATCCGATCAAAGAAGTCGCTCGTCTTGCGCACGCTCGTGGTGCCGTCATGGTCGTCGATGCTGCGCAAAGTGCACCACACCAACGGATTAATGTCACGGATCTCGACTGTGACTTCCTCGCTTTCTCCGCACACAAGATGTGTGGTCCGACAGGCGTTGGTGTTCTTTACGGGAAAAAGGCATTACTCAATGCGATGGAACCGGTCGAATTCGGTGGTGAGATGATTGATTACGTTGGTCTTGAAGAGTCGACGTTCAAACCGTCTCCATATCGTTTCGAAGCGGGTACACCGATCATTGCAGGTGCCGTTGGTTTATCGGCAGCGATTGATTTCTTAGAAGAGATTGGTCTAGAGAACGTCGAAGCACACGAACGTGAACTCGCGCAGTATGCGATGGCACAAATGCGTGACATCGACGGACTCACGATTTACGGTCCGGAAGAACGCGTTGGACTCGTCACGTTCAATCTCGGTGATGTCCATGCACATGACGTCGCAACCGTCCTTGATATGCAAGGAATCGCGGTTCGTGCCGGTCACCACTGTGCACAACCATTGATGCGTTGGCTCGGAGCGAGCTCGACGGCTCGCGCTAGCTTCTATCTCTACAACACGAAAGAAGAGGTTGACGCACTCGTGACAGGACTTCGCCAAACGAAGGAGTATTTCAGTCATGGATTTTAA
- the sufD gene encoding Fe-S cluster assembly protein SufD, producing the protein MTVELNLAVNREAVAERATRLGEPSWMVAKRQDALDLAPTLALPKVEKIKIEGWNFTEGTTELETVTGLSSDIEALIGENRDHMLVTRNGQLVHAQNSEAANGVIFTTLEDALKQHPELVEKYFMTEGVQVNEDRLAALNAALRNGGTFLYVPKGVKLSVPMQAIYTLEQSGAALYHHAIIVADADSELTYIENFVSYGDEAHNVNVVTEVFVEDNAKVLFGGVDTLSKGAITYMNRRGVVKQGAKLEWALGHMNDGHTVTETKTHLVGNDSFSDTKAVTVGRGEQKQNFNVRTDHFGKGSEGFILIHGVQKDAATSIFNGTSMIHHGASKSNGVQTERVLMLSEKARGDANPILLIDEDDVMAGHAASVGRVDELQLYYLMSRGLSRKEAERLVVHGFLQPVVSELAIDSVKERLVQVIEGKVN; encoded by the coding sequence ATGACTGTAGAACTGAATCTTGCAGTAAATCGCGAGGCAGTGGCAGAACGTGCGACTCGCTTAGGGGAACCATCTTGGATGGTCGCAAAGCGTCAAGACGCGCTTGATCTTGCCCCAACGCTCGCATTGCCAAAAGTAGAAAAAATCAAGATCGAAGGCTGGAACTTCACAGAAGGTACGACGGAACTTGAAACCGTCACTGGTCTTTCTTCAGATATCGAAGCATTGATCGGCGAAAACCGTGATCACATGCTCGTCACGCGTAACGGACAACTCGTCCACGCGCAAAACAGTGAAGCGGCGAACGGCGTCATCTTCACGACGCTCGAAGACGCATTAAAACAACACCCGGAACTCGTCGAGAAGTACTTCATGACTGAAGGTGTTCAAGTCAACGAAGATCGTCTTGCGGCATTAAACGCAGCACTTCGTAACGGCGGTACGTTCCTTTATGTACCAAAAGGCGTCAAGCTGTCTGTACCGATGCAAGCAATCTATACGCTTGAGCAATCAGGCGCTGCCCTTTACCATCACGCAATCATCGTTGCAGATGCTGACAGCGAATTGACGTATATCGAAAACTTCGTCTCTTACGGTGACGAAGCGCATAACGTCAACGTCGTCACAGAAGTATTCGTCGAAGACAACGCAAAAGTTCTCTTTGGTGGTGTAGATACACTATCTAAGGGTGCCATCACGTATATGAACCGTCGCGGTGTCGTCAAACAAGGCGCGAAGCTCGAATGGGCACTCGGTCACATGAATGACGGTCACACGGTCACAGAAACAAAAACACACCTCGTCGGAAACGATTCGTTCTCAGATACGAAAGCCGTTACGGTCGGTCGTGGAGAGCAAAAACAAAACTTCAACGTCCGTACGGACCATTTCGGTAAAGGATCAGAAGGTTTCATCTTGATCCACGGTGTCCAAAAAGACGCAGCAACATCAATCTTCAACGGAACGTCGATGATCCATCACGGCGCTTCGAAATCAAACGGCGTTCAAACGGAACGTGTCCTCATGTTGTCGGAAAAGGCACGTGGGGATGCAAACCCAATCCTCTTAATCGATGAGGATGACGTCATGGCAGGACACGCGGCATCTGTCGGTCGTGTCGATGAACTACAACTCTACTACTTGATGAGCCGTGGTCTTTCACGGAAGGAAGCAGAACGCCTCGTCGTTCACGGATTCCTCCAGCCAGTCGTCTCGGAACTTGCGATTGACTCGGTGAAAGAACGTCTCGTTCAAGTCATCGAAGGGAAAGTAAACTAA
- the sufC gene encoding Fe-S cluster assembly ATPase SufC: MKASHLKIEDLHVAIDGKEILKGVNLEIKGGEIHAVMGPNGTGKSTLASALMGHPSYEVTSGSVTLDGEDVLDMEVDERAQAGMFLAMQYPSEISGVTNSDFLRSAINSRREEGDEISLMKFIRELDSQMGLLEMPSEMAHRYLNEGFSGGEKKRNEILQMMMLKPAIAILDEIDSGLDIDALKVVAKGVNEMRSPEFGCLIITHYQRLLNYIEPDFIHIMMGGKIVMSGGKELAHRLEAEGYDWVKKELGIEDVEIETKA, encoded by the coding sequence ATGAAGGCTTCACACTTGAAGATTGAAGATCTACACGTCGCGATCGACGGCAAGGAAATCTTGAAAGGCGTCAACTTGGAAATCAAAGGCGGGGAAATCCACGCGGTCATGGGACCAAACGGGACAGGTAAATCAACACTCGCATCAGCATTGATGGGTCACCCATCGTACGAAGTGACATCTGGTTCAGTCACACTCGACGGCGAAGACGTCCTCGACATGGAAGTCGATGAACGCGCACAAGCAGGTATGTTCCTCGCAATGCAGTACCCAAGCGAAATCAGTGGTGTTACGAACTCAGACTTCCTTCGTTCAGCGATCAACTCGCGTCGTGAAGAAGGCGATGAAATCTCACTCATGAAATTCATCCGTGAACTTGATTCACAAATGGGTCTTCTCGAGATGCCTTCAGAAATGGCACACCGTTACCTCAACGAAGGTTTCTCTGGTGGAGAAAAGAAACGTAACGAAATTCTTCAGATGATGATGCTTAAACCAGCAATCGCGATTCTCGATGAAATCGATTCAGGTCTTGATATCGATGCACTTAAAGTCGTTGCAAAAGGTGTCAACGAAATGCGTTCACCTGAATTCGGCTGCTTGATCATCACGCACTATCAACGTCTCTTGAACTATATCGAGCCAGACTTCATCCACATCATGATGGGCGGAAAAATCGTCATGTCTGGCGGTAAAGAACTCGCACACCGTCTCGAAGCAGAAGGTTATGACTGGGTTAAAAAAGAACTCGGCATCGAAGACGTCGAAATCGAAACAAAAGCGTAA
- a CDS encoding MDR family MFS transporter, translating into MQRIRQLHPLTLGVLFGTFFSRLGTFITMPFFAIYMTTVLKFDPVDVGWVLSISAIASLVMSFIGGTLSDRYGRRAMMLAGTIGFAIVFIALAQVETFWAFFILSALNGVCRSIFEPSARALISDTTDEANRLFVFNIRYAMINIAAAIGPGIALLLSAGNTSATFYITAFVYMAYGVMIGFLFKRHPITETHGGKKVSFGATVRLLRTDIAFTLALAGIIFGVFGYSQFNSTLPQFLTETSLLEGGKTLYAILITINAITVLIVQYPIMKFGVKTSPLVSITTGIATVAIGLFVMGNANAIWWMIVAMFIFTCGEVMMFTMTDILTDRFAKPELRGSYFGAMGLTSIGQSIGPIAGGHLLSLYGADRPLPIFGILAGLTLFGIPLLLLSQRIHRTSTIEELEEPVKLSNDSQQNA; encoded by the coding sequence ATGCAACGCATACGTCAACTGCATCCGTTGACACTCGGGGTCTTGTTCGGGACGTTTTTCTCACGTCTCGGAACGTTCATTACGATGCCGTTTTTCGCTATCTACATGACGACCGTTCTGAAGTTTGATCCGGTCGATGTCGGCTGGGTTCTCAGTATTTCGGCGATCGCCAGTCTCGTTATGAGTTTCATCGGCGGTACATTGTCGGACCGGTATGGTCGCCGGGCGATGATGCTTGCCGGAACGATCGGGTTCGCGATCGTCTTCATCGCACTCGCGCAAGTCGAGACGTTCTGGGCATTCTTCATCCTCAGTGCCTTGAACGGAGTCTGTCGTTCGATTTTCGAACCATCCGCTCGTGCCTTGATCAGTGATACGACGGACGAAGCAAATCGGTTATTCGTCTTCAACATTCGTTACGCGATGATCAACATCGCAGCTGCGATCGGACCAGGAATTGCCTTACTGCTGAGTGCGGGGAATACGTCCGCAACGTTTTACATCACGGCGTTCGTCTATATGGCATACGGGGTGATGATTGGATTCTTATTTAAACGTCATCCAATCACTGAGACACATGGTGGCAAGAAGGTCTCATTCGGAGCGACGGTTCGTCTGTTGCGGACGGATATCGCCTTTACGCTGGCACTCGCCGGCATCATCTTCGGGGTCTTCGGCTACAGTCAGTTCAATTCGACCTTGCCGCAATTCTTGACGGAGACGTCACTCCTTGAAGGCGGGAAGACACTCTATGCGATCTTAATCACGATCAATGCGATCACCGTCTTGATCGTGCAGTATCCGATCATGAAGTTCGGCGTCAAGACGTCACCGCTCGTTTCGATCACGACCGGGATTGCGACTGTTGCGATCGGACTGTTCGTCATGGGGAATGCAAACGCGATCTGGTGGATGATCGTCGCGATGTTCATCTTCACGTGCGGGGAAGTGATGATGTTCACGATGACCGACATCTTGACTGATCGCTTTGCGAAGCCGGAATTAAGGGGCAGTTATTTCGGGGCAATGGGCTTGACGTCGATCGGACAATCAATCGGTCCAATTGCCGGCGGACATTTATTAAGTTTATATGGAGCGGACCGTCCGTTACCGATTTTCGGGATTTTAGCGGGCTTGACATTATTCGGAATACCACTGCTCCTACTGTCACAACGGATTCATCGGACTTCGACGATCGAGGAACTGGAGGAACCGGTGAAACTTTCGAATGATTCTCAACAAAACGCATGA
- a CDS encoding MetQ/NlpA family ABC transporter substrate-binding protein, which produces MKVWKKFVGTAAVSVLAISLAACGEKSSGSDNKTLVIGASNVPHAEILEHVKKEYEAKGYKLEIKKFQDYVLPNKALAEKELDANYFQHVPYLEQQEKENKSYKFANAGGVHVEPLGIYSKKYKSLDKLPNGATILTSSNVAERGRVLTFLQNEGLIKLKDGKTTDAQLGDIAENPKKLKFKTNIEASLLPQAYKNNEGDAVLINTNYAIDNGLNPLKDAIASEDESSPYVNIIVTRDGDEKDKRVTALLDVLHEKKNQDWILDKYKGAVVPVSK; this is translated from the coding sequence ATGAAAGTTTGGAAAAAATTCGTAGGTACTGCCGCTGTATCCGTTTTAGCAATCAGTCTTGCTGCTTGTGGCGAAAAATCATCAGGAAGCGACAACAAGACACTCGTCATCGGTGCTTCAAACGTACCGCACGCTGAGATTCTCGAGCACGTTAAAAAGGAATATGAAGCAAAAGGCTACAAACTTGAAATCAAGAAGTTCCAAGATTATGTGCTTCCGAACAAAGCGCTCGCTGAAAAAGAACTCGACGCGAACTACTTCCAGCATGTGCCGTATCTCGAGCAACAAGAGAAAGAAAACAAATCGTATAAGTTTGCGAACGCAGGTGGCGTCCACGTTGAACCACTCGGTATCTATTCGAAGAAATACAAGTCACTCGATAAGTTGCCAAACGGTGCAACGATCTTAACGAGCTCAAACGTCGCGGAACGCGGTCGAGTCTTGACGTTCCTTCAAAACGAAGGATTAATCAAACTCAAAGACGGTAAAACGACAGACGCGCAACTCGGTGACATCGCGGAGAACCCGAAGAAACTCAAGTTCAAGACGAACATCGAAGCATCGCTTCTTCCGCAAGCTTACAAAAACAATGAAGGCGACGCAGTCCTCATCAACACGAACTATGCGATCGATAACGGTTTGAACCCGTTGAAAGACGCGATCGCGTCAGAAGATGAGTCTTCACCATACGTCAACATCATCGTTACACGTGATGGTGATGAAAAAGACAAGCGTGTCACAGCACTTCTTGACGTTCTACACGAAAAGAAAAACCAAGATTGGATTCTCGACAAGTACAAAGGTGCGGTCGTTCCAGTCAGCAAATAA
- a CDS encoding methionine ABC transporter permease: MISFFDNLDWDMVWEATGSTIYMTAVAGLSTFVLGLIIGLLLFATNEELLFKNRAFYSILSLIVNVFRSIPFIILLILLIPFTKAVVGSFLGPTAALPALILGAAPFYGRMVELALREVDKGVIEAAESMGATKFQIIYKVLIPEALPAIVSGITVTLVALVGYTAMAGVVGGGGLGDMAFIEGFQRSQNDVIVIATLLILAIVFVIQIIGDLLIRAIDKR; encoded by the coding sequence ATGATTTCATTCTTTGACAACCTAGACTGGGACATGGTGTGGGAAGCGACAGGCAGTACGATCTATATGACGGCAGTCGCTGGTCTTTCGACATTCGTTCTCGGTTTGATCATTGGTTTATTATTGTTTGCGACAAATGAAGAATTGTTGTTCAAAAATCGGGCGTTTTATTCGATCTTGAGCTTGATCGTTAACGTCTTCCGTTCGATTCCGTTCATCATCTTACTGATCTTATTGATTCCATTTACGAAAGCAGTCGTCGGTTCGTTCCTCGGACCAACAGCAGCATTACCGGCACTGATTTTAGGAGCCGCACCGTTCTACGGTCGGATGGTTGAACTCGCACTTCGCGAAGTCGATAAAGGTGTCATCGAGGCAGCTGAATCGATGGGCGCGACGAAGTTCCAAATCATCTACAAAGTCTTAATCCCAGAAGCATTGCCTGCTATCGTTTCTGGTATCACGGTTACACTCGTTGCACTTGTCGGTTACACGGCAATGGCCGGAGTAGTCGGCGGAGGTGGACTCGGGGACATGGCCTTCATCGAAGGATTCCAGCGTTCTCAAAACGATGTCATCGTCATTGCGACACTCTTAATCTTAGCAATCGTCTTCGTCATCCAAATCATTGGGGACTTACTGATCCGAGCAATCGATAAACGTTAA
- a CDS encoding methionine ABC transporter ATP-binding protein has product MIRLQDVGKIYRSKRGAVEAVANVDLTIERGEIFGIIGYSGAGKSTLIRLLNMLEAPTSGSIQIDGVEMTSLKPRELRGVRKNVSMVFQHFNLLWSRTVEENIMFPLELGGFPKARRKERVAELIQLVGLDGREKAYPSQLSGGQKQRVGIARALASNPDVLLCDEATSALDPKTTDSILELLVDINEKLKLTIVLITHEMHVIQKICHRVAVMEAGKIVEQGPVAEVFRHPKQAMTKEFVKQLTSPSENELTFAKLRERYPTGKIVQLTFVGSTAESPILAEVMKDSPVLFNIIGGNVGQSQEGALGTLFIQLIGETEATQAVITKLQASDVEVEVDHR; this is encoded by the coding sequence GTGATTCGTTTACAAGACGTAGGAAAGATTTATCGCTCAAAGCGCGGAGCGGTCGAAGCCGTCGCGAATGTCGATCTGACAATCGAGCGCGGTGAAATTTTTGGAATAATCGGTTATTCCGGAGCAGGGAAATCGACCTTGATCCGATTGCTGAATATGCTTGAGGCACCGACGAGTGGTTCGATCCAAATCGATGGTGTCGAAATGACATCGCTGAAACCTAGAGAATTACGGGGCGTCCGCAAGAATGTCTCGATGGTCTTCCAGCACTTCAACTTACTTTGGTCACGAACAGTTGAAGAGAACATCATGTTCCCACTCGAACTTGGTGGCTTTCCGAAGGCACGCCGCAAGGAACGGGTCGCGGAACTGATCCAACTCGTTGGTTTGGATGGACGCGAAAAAGCCTATCCGTCGCAATTATCCGGTGGTCAAAAGCAACGTGTCGGTATCGCTCGGGCACTGGCATCGAACCCGGACGTTCTCTTATGTGACGAGGCAACAAGTGCACTCGATCCGAAAACAACGGACTCGATTCTTGAGTTACTCGTCGACATCAATGAAAAATTGAAACTGACGATCGTCTTGATCACACACGAGATGCACGTCATTCAAAAAATCTGTCACCGGGTCGCCGTCATGGAGGCCGGTAAAATCGTCGAACAAGGACCGGTCGCAGAAGTCTTCCGTCATCCGAAGCAAGCGATGACGAAGGAATTCGTCAAACAATTGACGTCGCCATCGGAAAACGAGTTGACGTTCGCGAAACTCCGCGAACGCTACCCAACCGGAAAAATCGTTCAGTTGACATTCGTCGGATCGACGGCGGAAAGTCCGATCCTCGCGGAAGTCATGAAGGATTCACCCGTCCTGTTCAATATCATCGGCGGAAACGTCGGTCAATCACAGGAAGGGGCGCTCGGTACGCTGTTCATTCAGTTAATCGGGGAAACAGAAGCAACACAAGCGGTCATCACGAAGCTTCAAGCCAGTGATGTTGAAGTGGAGGTGGATCACCGATGA
- a CDS encoding bifunctional cystathionine gamma-lyase/homocysteine desulfhydrase: protein MRKKTALIHGGTGVDRATGAVTPPIYQTSTYKQDKIGQLKDGYEYSRTANPTRTSIERLIADLEGGARGFAFGSGMAAIHAVFHLLESGDHIVMTDDVYGGTFRLMQRVLPKFNIQVTFVDTTDLAATEAAIQDNTKIVYVETPTNPLLKVTDIAAIATIAKRHDLKLVVDNTFATPYHQQPLALGADIVLHSATKYIGGHSDVVAGLVVVKDDALGEEMHFIQNSTGGVLGPQDSFLLVRGLRTLGIRMDAIEETAHDLVAFLQAQDIVSNIFYPGLASHPGHDIQAKQATGFGGMISFDVGSAANAEKLVEATHFFTLAESLGAVESLISVPARMTHASIPAERRAELGITDGLVRISVGLEDAEDLKEDLTRAFTFLEKVSEKTV from the coding sequence ATGCGTAAGAAGACAGCATTGATTCATGGAGGAACAGGTGTCGATCGGGCAACAGGAGCCGTTACACCACCAATCTATCAAACAAGCACATACAAGCAAGATAAAATCGGTCAACTTAAGGACGGATACGAATACTCACGGACAGCGAACCCGACACGGACGAGCATCGAACGATTGATTGCGGATCTTGAAGGCGGCGCACGTGGTTTTGCCTTCGGTTCTGGGATGGCAGCGATTCATGCCGTCTTCCACTTGCTTGAGTCTGGCGACCACATCGTCATGACAGATGATGTCTACGGTGGTACGTTCCGCTTGATGCAACGCGTCTTACCGAAGTTCAACATTCAAGTGACATTCGTCGATACGACGGACCTTGCAGCAACGGAAGCAGCGATCCAAGACAACACGAAGATCGTCTACGTCGAAACACCGACGAACCCGTTGTTGAAAGTAACGGACATCGCAGCGATCGCAACGATCGCCAAACGTCACGATCTTAAACTCGTCGTCGACAACACGTTCGCGACACCATATCATCAACAACCACTCGCGCTCGGTGCAGACATCGTCTTGCACAGTGCGACGAAATACATCGGCGGACACTCGGACGTCGTCGCTGGACTTGTCGTCGTCAAAGATGATGCGCTCGGCGAAGAGATGCACTTCATCCAAAACTCGACAGGCGGCGTGCTTGGACCGCAAGACAGCTTCTTGCTCGTCCGTGGTCTTCGTACACTCGGTATCCGGATGGATGCGATCGAAGAGACAGCCCATGATCTCGTTGCGTTCTTGCAAGCGCAAGACATCGTCTCGAACATCTTCTACCCAGGACTTGCATCGCATCCTGGTCACGACATCCAAGCGAAACAAGCGACTGGATTTGGTGGGATGATCAGCTTTGATGTCGGTTCAGCAGCGAACGCAGAAAAACTCGTCGAGGCGACACATTTCTTCACACTTGCTGAGAGTCTTGGTGCCGTCGAGAGCCTGATTTCCGTTCCGGCACGGATGACGCACGCGTCGATCCCAGCAGAACGTCGCGCAGAACTCGGCATCACGGACGGTCTCGTCCGGATTTCAGTTGGACTTGAGGATGCGGAAGATTTGAAAGAAGACTTAACGCGTGCTTTCACGTTCCTCGAAAAAGTTTCTGAAAAAACTGTTTGA
- a CDS encoding PLP-dependent cysteine synthase family protein, with the protein MIANNVRDLVGNTPLYEITSFDLPAGTRILAKLEWMNPGGSVKDRLGIQLVDAAIENGHVTPGGTIIEPTAGNTGIGLALAAKKYDLQVICVVPEKFSQEKQTLMRALGATVVNTPTELDMQGAIDRAKELGQEIPNSYVPLQFENEENPVTYQRTLGPELIADLPHIDWFVAGCGSGGTFAGTADFLKQRLGTKAAIVEPEGSVLNGGPAGPHKTEGIGTAKWPSLVPRELVDEIHTISDRDAFDAVHTLAAREGLLVGSSAGAALVAALDIAKRHPGSTIVTVFADSAERYLSQQIFEKVDETHA; encoded by the coding sequence ATGATCGCGAACAACGTCCGCGACCTCGTCGGAAACACACCACTCTACGAGATCACTTCATTCGATTTGCCTGCTGGTACGCGCATTTTGGCGAAGCTCGAATGGATGAACCCTGGGGGCAGCGTCAAAGACCGCCTTGGCATTCAACTCGTTGATGCAGCAATCGAAAACGGACATGTGACACCAGGCGGTACGATCATCGAGCCGACAGCCGGGAATACCGGCATCGGCTTGGCGCTCGCCGCTAAAAAATACGATCTCCAAGTCATCTGTGTCGTTCCGGAAAAATTCAGTCAGGAAAAGCAGACGTTGATGCGGGCACTCGGCGCAACCGTCGTCAACACGCCGACTGAACTCGATATGCAAGGGGCCATCGACCGGGCAAAAGAACTCGGTCAGGAAATTCCGAATAGTTACGTTCCGTTACAATTCGAAAACGAAGAGAACCCAGTCACGTATCAGCGGACACTCGGTCCTGAGCTGATTGCGGACTTACCGCATATCGACTGGTTCGTTGCCGGTTGTGGTTCAGGTGGTACGTTCGCCGGAACAGCGGACTTCTTAAAACAACGTCTCGGTACAAAAGCAGCAATCGTCGAACCGGAAGGCTCCGTCTTGAACGGTGGTCCAGCCGGTCCGCATAAGACAGAAGGTATCGGTACAGCGAAATGGCCAAGCCTCGTTCCGCGTGAACTCGTTGATGAGATTCATACGATTTCTGACCGTGATGCATTTGACGCGGTTCATACACTCGCTGCTCGCGAAGGATTACTCGTCGGTAGCTCAGCAGGGGCAGCGCTCGTTGCTGCGCTTGATATCGCAAAGCGTCACCCCGGCAGTACGATCGTCACCGTCTTCGCAGACAGTGCCGAACGCTATTTAAGCCAACAAATCTTTGAAAAGGTGGACGAAACTCATGCGTAA
- a CDS encoding S-ribosylhomocysteine lyase: MALQKMNVESFNLDHTKVKAPYIRVAGYKEGKVDQVVKYDIRFTQPNVEQMPMRAMHTLEHLLAENIRNYSDDVIDVSPMGCQTGFYMAMMNFDSVEKMSELVEKTLKDVLAAEEIPAQNEVQCGFASAHDLKGAKHYAEKMLAGRDEWDIVFG; the protein is encoded by the coding sequence ATGGCACTTCAAAAAATGAACGTCGAAAGCTTTAACCTGGATCATACGAAAGTCAAAGCACCTTACATCCGCGTCGCAGGATATAAAGAAGGTAAAGTGGACCAAGTCGTCAAATACGATATCCGTTTCACACAACCAAACGTTGAGCAAATGCCGATGCGTGCGATGCACACACTCGAGCACTTACTTGCTGAAAACATCCGTAACTACTCGGATGATGTCATCGATGTCTCGCCGATGGGATGCCAAACAGGTTTCTATATGGCGATGATGAACTTCGACTCGGTCGAAAAAATGAGCGAACTCGTTGAGAAGACGTTGAAAGACGTCCTCGCAGCAGAAGAGATTCCAGCGCAAAACGAAGTCCAATGTGGATTTGCGAGCGCACATGACCTCAAAGGAGCGAAGCACTATGCCGAGAAAATGCTTGCCGGTCGTGATGAATGGGACATCGTCTTCGGATGA
- a CDS encoding class I SAM-dependent methyltransferase has translation MTVRFMDVFTEWASTYDETVTGHDPEYKEVFRRYDEILDTVADKAQSPVIEFGAGTGNLTQRLLARHDAVLAVEPSPEMRAILTEKIPSLDVQDGHFLSFEAKEARSFVSTYAFHHLTDEEKGEAIELMASHLPADGKIVYADTMFVSEEARLQTIREARAQGFDALAEDLEREFYPLIPVMEELFTSRGFTVKFIQYNHFVWLVEAEKMGE, from the coding sequence ATGACAGTACGTTTTATGGATGTTTTCACAGAATGGGCATCAACGTATGACGAGACAGTAACCGGACATGATCCGGAGTATAAAGAGGTTTTTCGTCGATACGATGAGATTTTGGATACAGTTGCGGATAAAGCGCAGTCGCCGGTCATTGAATTCGGAGCAGGCACAGGGAACCTGACACAACGTCTTCTGGCACGTCACGACGCCGTACTCGCCGTCGAACCAAGTCCGGAGATGCGGGCAATCCTGACGGAAAAGATTCCGTCACTTGATGTACAAGACGGTCACTTCCTCTCGTTCGAGGCGAAGGAAGCACGCAGTTTTGTTTCGACGTATGCGTTTCATCATCTAACAGATGAGGAAAAGGGAGAAGCAATCGAACTGATGGCATCACATTTACCGGCAGACGGAAAAATCGTCTACGCGGATACGATGTTCGTCTCAGAAGAGGCACGCCTGCAAACGATCCGTGAAGCACGTGCTCAAGGGTTTGATGCGTTAGCGGAAGATCTCGAACGCGAGTTTTACCCGTTGATTCCAGTCATGGAAGAATTGTTTACATCACGAGGATTCACTGTTAAATTTATACAATACAATCACTTCGTCTGGCTCGTAGAAGCCGAGAAAATGGGGGAATAA
- a CDS encoding thioredoxin family protein, translated as MQEVTTVPENGLLYVYAPMCGTCAIAERMLDIVEATESGQSIQKANGNFIPDFLEEARVMSVPALLRIEENQVVERLYAFQSVQNVFAFCQER; from the coding sequence ATGCAAGAAGTCACGACCGTCCCGGAAAACGGGCTATTGTATGTCTATGCACCGATGTGCGGGACATGCGCTATCGCGGAACGAATGCTCGATATCGTCGAAGCGACGGAATCAGGTCAATCGATTCAGAAGGCGAACGGGAATTTCATTCCGGATTTCTTAGAAGAAGCCCGTGTCATGAGTGTTCCTGCGTTGTTGCGAATTGAAGAAAACCAAGTCGTAGAGCGACTTTATGCTTTCCAGTCTGTCCAAAACGTCTTTGCTTTCTGTCAAGAACGGTAA